The following are encoded together in the Malaya genurostris strain Urasoe2022 chromosome 3, Malgen_1.1, whole genome shotgun sequence genome:
- the LOC131437509 gene encoding uncharacterized protein LOC131437509, producing the protein MGLRRRTTDSADMAQPVHRETWISTNKILNSSMSAKRMNSRNPNFDYDETKLLISLWGDPQVQKTLITTHKKHPVIAELALKMREYGYNRSTEEINTRIKNLKCFYNRIKKDMAAGIINQTTWKHFGEMDEIISRPVFGNAHRLHMIQQQKQQQEEEELKKQILEQQEQMQRFPVKLEVMSDDDSTEIRAEDLLTIDTNPPDDSGALEKDELHIKDDKKNDDDEEDDDDDDDDSDFDVENEFNDGLDELLSKAKAGTTPDVLPSNQSTPKTVNSCESTSQTTTTVTTPASSQGKISVVPTNLLLKPPTSNVNISSPIQIYTQPTVSLAKPPTLAPAPQGLNTSATSSSTMAPMKLLLVNTVSKDGTTQQILTPASEVPKMPQMRPAPILAPKPSVIPIAPKPPVVSIPAMNVPQNQSPMITAAARKSKPGLLNGEKSAGFKSLLGQLVSIQREQLVVSQARMALEKERLEFEKQIGGPLVDVVRSLSGFFNGFIQQQKQTQKSKLPLGEDSGQSAAKRKRTENNENKQQQPTVTTTETIKAEVISDNEN; encoded by the exons ATGGGTTTACGGAGACGTACAACTGATTCCGCCGATATGGCTCAACCTGTGCATCGAGAAACATGGATTTCGACGAATAAAATTCTAAATAGTAGTATGAGTGCAAAGCGCATGAACAGCCGTAATCCAAATTTCGATTATGATGAAACTAAATTGCTGATTTCGCTGTGGGGAGATCCACAGGTACAGAAAACTCTAATAACCACCCACAAGAAGCATCCTGTTATTGCCGAACTTGCTTTGAAAATGCGTGAATATGGCTACAATCGCTCAACGGAGGAAATAAACACGCGCATTAAAAATCTAAAGTGCTTCTACAATCGCATCAAAAAGGACATGGCGGCAGGTATAATCAACCAGACAACTTGGAAGCACTTCGGCGAGATGGATGAAATCATAAGCCGGCCTGTTTTTGGGAATGCCCATCGACTGCACATGATCCAACAACAGAAGCAACAACAGGAAGAGGAGGAGCTGAAAAAACAAATCCTCGAACAGCAGGAACAAATGCAGCGTTTCCCCGTCAAATTAGAGGTTATGAGTGATGACGATTCCACGGAGATTCGAGCGGAGGATTTGCTAACCATAGACACTAATCCGCCTGATGATTCTGGTGCGCTCGAGAAGGATGAGCTGCACATCAaagatgataaaaaaaatgatgacgATGAGgaggatgatgacgatgatgatgatgacagtGATTTCGATGTGGAAAA CGAATTCAACGATGGTTTGGACGAATTACTTTCAAAGGCAAAAGCCGGAACGACACCTGATGTATTGCCTTCTAATCAATCTACTCCAAAAACTGTTAATAGCTGCGAATCGACGAGTCAAACTACTACTACGGTAACCACACCCGCTAGCTCACAAGGAAAGATATCCGTGGTCCCAACCAACCTCCTACTGAAACCTCCCACATCGAACGTTAACATTAGCTCCCCAATTCAAATCTACACACAACCAACAGTTAGTTTAGCCAAACCACCCACGCTTGCACCAGCTCCGCAAGGACTCAACACATCAGCAACATCGAGTAGTACGATGGCTCCGATGAAACTGCTACTAGTCAACACGGTTTCAAAAGATGGAACGACCCAACAGATCCTGACGCCTGCTTCGGAAGTACCAAAAATGCCTCAAATGCGACCGGCTCCAATACTGGCACCAAAACCATCCGTAATTCCGATTGCACCAAAACCACCAGTAGTGAGCATTCCAGCTATGAACGTACCTCAAAACCAAAGTCCAATGATTACAGCCGCAGCACGAAAGTCGAAACCGGGACTGTTAAACGGCGAAAAGTCTGCCGGTTTCAAATCCTTGCTAGGCCAGCTAGTATCAATACAGCGTGAGCAACTAGTCGTTTCACAAGCTAGGATGGCTTTGGAAAAAGAGCGACTCGAGTTTGAGAAGCAAATTGGCGGTCCCCTAGTCGATGTAGTGCGAAGTTTAAGTGGATTCTTTAACGGATTCATACAACAGCAGAAACAAACACAAAAATCCAAGTTGCCCCTTGGAGAAGATAGCGGACAGTCTGCGGCCAAAAGAAAGCGCacagaaaataatgaaaataaacaacaacaacCAACTGTAACTACAACCGAAACCATCAAAGCTGAAGTGATTAGTGATaatgaaaactaa
- the LOC131437510 gene encoding protein aveugle: MVEKSAPVVKTKTKSNEVYYKARPKPVYLWTVADTQKWLRRHCNERCGKYCDLFQRHEITGRALLRITDNSLHRMGIEDEKDREDILREMIKQRLKTDIMEIRDMELMNNVYENCY, translated from the exons ATGGTGGAAAAAAGTGCTCCTGTTGTTAAAACTAAG ACTAAATCCAACGAAGTGTATTACAAAG CGCGCCCCAAACCTGTGTATTTATGGACCGTGGCTGATACTCAAAAGTGGCTTCGGCGACATTGTAACGAACGATGTGGAAAATACTGTGATCTATTTCAAAGG CACGAGATCACTGGACGTGCGTTGTTAAGAATTACAGACAATTCGCTTCATCGGATGGGAATCGAAGATGAAAAAGATCGAGAAGATATTCTGCGGGAAATGATAAAACAGCGACTTAAAACAGATATTATGGAGATACGCGACATGGAACTAATGAATAATGTATACGAAAACTGTTACTAG